CCAGGTCGGGAAGGCTCCGGCATAGTGCTCAACCAGAATGCCGAAGAACCGTTCGATGGACCCCATCAGCGCCCGGTGAATCATGATCGGCTGGTGGGACTTCCCGTCCTCGCCGATGTAACTCAGATCGAAGCGCTCCGGATTATTGAAATCGACTTGAACGGTTGAACATTGCCAGGAACGGCCGAGCGCATCCTTGATCTTGATGTCGATCTTCGGTCCGTAAAAGGCGCCGCCGCCTTCGTCCCTCTCGTAGGCAATGCCCTGTTCCTTCAGGGCCGCTTCGAGCGAGCTGGTGGCCTGGGTCCATTTCTCATCGGACCCCACCGACTTCTCCGGGCGGGTCGAGAGAAAAATCTCGAACTCGGTGAAACCGAACGCGTTGAGAATGAAAAACGTGAAATTGAGGACCCGGCTCACTTCTTCCTGGATTTGATCGGGGCGGCAGAACAGATGCGCGTCGTCCTGGGTGAAGCCGCGGACGCGCAAGAGGCCGTGGAGCACCCCCGTGCGCTCGTACCGATACACCGTCCCCAGCTCGCCGTAGCGGATCGGCAGGTCCCGATAGCTCCTGAGATGGGACTTGTACACCATGATGTGGTACGGGCAGTTCATCGGCTTGAGCTGATATTCGCTGTTCTCCACCTTCATCGCGGCGAACATGTTCTCGCGGTAATAGTCGACGTGGCCGCTGGTTTTCCAGAGGTCGAGGCGGGCGACGTGGGGCGAGTAGACCAGTTGATAGCCCTGCTTCAGGTGCTGCTCCCTCCAGAAGTTTTCGATCAGCAGCCGGATGAGGGACCCCTTGGGATGCCAGAGGACCAGCCCTGGGCCGATCTCGTCCTGGATGGTGATGAGGTCCAGCTCCTTGCCGAGCTTGCGGTGGTCGCGCCGCTTGATTTCCTCCAACTTATGGAGATAGGCGTCGAGCTCGGCCTGGGTCGGAAACGACGTCCCGTAAATCCGCTGCAGCATGGGATTCCGCTCGTCGCCCCGCCAGTAGGCGCCGCCGGTGCTGAGCAGCTTGAAGGCGCCGACATGCCCGGTCGTCGGCAAGTGCGGTCCGCGGCAGAGATCGACGAACTCCCCCTGGCTGTAGAGCGAGATGGGTTGGCCGTCCTCGAACCCCTGGATCATCTCGACCTTGTACTGCTCGCCCCGCGAGCGAAAGAAGGAGACGGCCTCGTCCTTCGGCAGTTCGGTCCGCTTGACGGTCAGGCCGCGCGCGATGATCTCCTTCGCGCGGGCCTCGATCTTTTCCAGATCCTCCGGCGTAAAGGGCCGATCGAACGCAAAGTCGTAGTAAAACCCTTCGTCAAGCGCCGGGCCGATGGTCAATTGCGCGGTCGGAAACACTTCCTTGACCGCCTGCGCCATGATGTGGGTGCTGCTGTGCCGATAGACTTCCCGGCCGTCCGGCGAGTCGAACGTGAGCGGCTCGATGGCCGCGTCCTTCGTCAACCGCGCCGAGAGGTCCATCGGGCGCCCGTCCACCTTGGCTGCAAGGATGCTCTGATCCAGGCGCGCGCCGGCTTGGGCCAGCGCGTCCTGTACCGTGCAACCAGTCGGAACCTGTTGGCGAGACCCGTCTGGGAGGGTGATTGTGATCTGCACTGAACTCAAAACAAATGGCCTGGAAAAGAAGAAAGGCACCGGAACCGGCACCACCGGTTCGATGCCTCAGGTTACATGGTAGGCGCGGACGGTCTTGAACCGTCGACCTCTACCGTGTCAAGGTAGCGCTCTCCCCCTGAGCTACGCGCCTAGAATCCAAGCCGGAATGCTAATACATGGTCTTCTTGAGTGTCAAGAAACGGAGCTGGAAGGAGCCCGGACCTCTGGGACCTGCTTGCCAGCTCCGGTCTTGGACGATGGCGCTGCGGAGAGAGGCGCGTTACTTCACTGCGGCCTTCAGTTCCTTGCCGGCTGAAAACTTGGGCACTCGGGCGGCCGGGATCTTGAGCGGCTCGCCGGTGCGCGGGTTTCGGCCGGTTCTGGCCTTTCGCTTGCTCACGGAGAACGTGCCGAAATTCACCAGGCTGACGCGCTGACCCTTTTTCAGGGACGCGGATACCGCCGCGGTGAAGGCTTCGAGGGCCGTCCCGGCCGCCACCTTGGTGATGCCGGCCGACGCAGACATCTTCGCGATCAGTTCCTCTTTGGTCATCGCTGATTCCTCCCGTAACGCGCCACAAGGGTCGCCCCGTTTCGCTCAGAGGGGGCGCCCTCACGGGTTAATGGTGACATGAAACGCAGGCCACAGGCCTGAATCTACGAGGCGATGGTCTGAACCGCTTTAGTTCTGGAAACGGGAATGTGCAGGGCCGTGATTTTCTTTCGCAAGGTGTTGCGGTTCATCCCCAGCAATCGAGCGGCCTGAATTTGGTTGCCGTTGGTTTCTTTGAGCGCGCGGGTCAGCAGGGGCCGCTCGACGGCCGACATGAGAATCGGATAAAGATTCTTGGCGGATCCGTTCCGCATGCCCTTGACGAAATCTCCGACTTTGGATTCGATCAGTTCCTCCAGCGACAGCACGCGGCCATTGGGTTTCTGGCCGTTGCGGGTTTCGGGCGATGCATGGAGAAAGCGAATGGCTTGCTGCAGGGACTGGCGCGATCCGGCGACCACGAGCGGCTTGTGCGAATCGACGATCGCTTTGAGCGGTCCCGGTTCGGCGAAAGCATTGGTCGTACATTCCACCAAGGCCACATCGAACCGTTTCTTGGGGATCAGCCGTGACAGCCCTCCGACTTCCTTCGCATGGGTGACCGTGGCGTCCTTGAACGTTTGTTTGACCTGCGCCTGCAAATCCGCATCAGAAGTCACGAGCAGAAGATTCAGGGGTACGGCACGAACCATGGTGTGGATTCCAGCAGGAGAAGAGGGCGGGATTATGTCCCAGGTCCAGCACGATGTCAATTCGGAATATCGCATTCGAAAAAAATCGGAGCCGATGCTGTTCGCGCGTGTTCGATCGCCGCAAATCAACAGAACAAGCGGGCGCGCAGCCATTTCAATAACTTGGAATTGGACGTATTTTCGACTCAATCGGCATCGACGATGAGAACAGCATGAAATGCAACGTGAAATGATGATGCATGGCGCCAATGTGCCGAATGGAACTCGCGAGACGACGTTCATTCTGTGAACCAAGTTGCAAACAGATAGATCGAATCGACCGATGGACTCGTCTCAAAGGTTGCAACCATGCTTCAAGCGGAAGCAGGTGGAGCTGTCAGAAGACCATCCATCTTCGATTCGCAAGTCGATCACATCAGCCGGTCGCTCCTCACCTGGTGCCAGCGTCTTGACAGCGCCCAGCGTGATACGCTAATCTCCCCATGCGAACCTTAATCTCTATCGGATATGTAGGATTTATAGATCTTCATGTTAAGTAAGCGAATCCATTATGCCATTTTGGTCG
The DNA window shown above is from Nitrospira tepida and carries:
- the thrS gene encoding threonine--tRNA ligase gives rise to the protein MQITITLPDGSRQQVPTGCTVQDALAQAGARLDQSILAAKVDGRPMDLSARLTKDAAIEPLTFDSPDGREVYRHSSTHIMAQAVKEVFPTAQLTIGPALDEGFYYDFAFDRPFTPEDLEKIEARAKEIIARGLTVKRTELPKDEAVSFFRSRGEQYKVEMIQGFEDGQPISLYSQGEFVDLCRGPHLPTTGHVGAFKLLSTGGAYWRGDERNPMLQRIYGTSFPTQAELDAYLHKLEEIKRRDHRKLGKELDLITIQDEIGPGLVLWHPKGSLIRLLIENFWREQHLKQGYQLVYSPHVARLDLWKTSGHVDYYRENMFAAMKVENSEYQLKPMNCPYHIMVYKSHLRSYRDLPIRYGELGTVYRYERTGVLHGLLRVRGFTQDDAHLFCRPDQIQEEVSRVLNFTFFILNAFGFTEFEIFLSTRPEKSVGSDEKWTQATSSLEAALKEQGIAYERDEGGGAFYGPKIDIKIKDALGRSWQCSTVQVDFNNPERFDLSYIGEDGKSHQPIMIHRALMGSIERFFGILVEHYAGAFPTWLAPVQAVILPISEKQHAYAEALRAQLSEAGFRVDANVRNEKIGLKIREAETSKIPYMLVVGDREVQSGTISVRGRHKADLGSMTVPALLDMLRADMTQPFGRS
- a CDS encoding HU family DNA-binding protein, with the translated sequence MTKEELIAKMSASAGITKVAAGTALEAFTAAVSASLKKGQRVSLVNFGTFSVSKRKARTGRNPRTGEPLKIPAARVPKFSAGKELKAAVK
- a CDS encoding helix-turn-helix domain-containing protein; the protein is MVRAVPLNLLLVTSDADLQAQVKQTFKDATVTHAKEVGGLSRLIPKKRFDVALVECTTNAFAEPGPLKAIVDSHKPLVVAGSRQSLQQAIRFLHASPETRNGQKPNGRVLSLEELIESKVGDFVKGMRNGSAKNLYPILMSAVERPLLTRALKETNGNQIQAARLLGMNRNTLRKKITALHIPVSRTKAVQTIAS